The Dermacentor albipictus isolate Rhodes 1998 colony chromosome 2, USDA_Dalb.pri_finalv2, whole genome shotgun sequence genome has a segment encoding these proteins:
- the LOC139055686 gene encoding uncharacterized protein, whose translation MNSLCTVVALCAIVASASAGGLRGYGLGGLGYGGYGLGYGGGYGGGLGYGGGLGYGGGLGYGGGLGYGGGYGVSAVGVGSSVALLSGGPAFAKVVAGPAFVVRSVHHVNKVSGGGALLAHSGLGSGYGRGVGYGGGYGGGYGGYGYGGYGYKG comes from the exons ATGAACTCCCTG TGCACCGTCGTCGCCCTTTGTGCCATTGTGGCTTCTGCATCTGCGGGTGGACTTCGAGGCTATGGTCTTGGAGGCCTTGGCTACGGAGGATATGGACTGGGCTATGGTGGAGGCTACGGTGGAGGCCTAGGCTACGGGGGAGGCCTGGGATATGGTGGAGGCCTTGGATATGGTGGAGGCCTGGGTTACGGAGGCGGCTATGGCGTCAGCGCTGTGGGCGTCGGCAGCAGCGTGGCCCTTTTGAGTGGTGGACCTGCTTTCGCCAAAGTTGTGGCCGGCCCTGCTTTCGTCGTTAGGTCTGTGCATCACGTGAACAAGGTTAGCGGAGGAGGAGCCCTTCTCGCTCACTCTGGTCTCGGCAGTGGATACGGAAGAGGCGTCGGCTACGGTGGAGGTTACGGTGGAGGATACGGTGGATACGGCTACGGTGGCTACGGCTACAAGGGCTAA